A window of the Peromyscus leucopus breed LL Stock chromosome 22, UCI_PerLeu_2.1, whole genome shotgun sequence genome harbors these coding sequences:
- the Tle2 gene encoding LOW QUALITY PROTEIN: transducin-like enhancer protein 2 (The sequence of the model RefSeq protein was modified relative to this genomic sequence to represent the inferred CDS: inserted 2 bases in 1 codon) — protein sequence MYPQGRHPTPLQSGQPFKFSVLEICDRIKEEFQFLQAQYHSLKLECEKLASEKTEMQRHYVMYYEMSYGLNIEMHKQAEIVKRLSAICAQMVPFLTQEHQQQVLQAVDRAKQVTVGELNSLLGQQNQLQPLSHAPPAPLTPRPAGLVGAGXSGLLALSGALAAQAQLAAAAKEDRVGVDAEGSRVDRAASRSASPSPPESLVEEEHPSSRGGNGKQQRAEDKDLSGPYESDEDKSDYNLVVDEDQPSEPPSPAATPCGKAPLCIPARRDLADSPASLASSLGSPLPRSKDLALNDLPTGTPASRSCGPSPPQDASTPGPSSAGHLCQLAAQPAPSTDSIALRSPLTLSSPFTSSFSLGSHGTLNGDLSMPGSYVSLHLSPQVSSSVVYGRSPLMAFESHPHLRGSSISLPGIPGAKPAYSFHVSADGQMQPVPFPSDALVGTGIPRHARQLHTLAHGEVVCAVTISGSTQHVYTGGKGCVKVWDVGQPGSKTPVAQLDCLNRDNYIRSCKLLPDGQSLIVGGEASTLSIWDLAAPTPRIKAELTSSAPACYALAVSPDAKVCFSCCSDGNIVVWDLQNQAMVRQFQGHTDGASCIDISDYGTRLWTGGLDNTVRCWDLREGRQLQQHDFSSQIFSLGHCPNQDWLAVGMESSHVEVLHVRKPEKYQLRLHESCVLSLKFASCGRWFVSTGKDNLLNAWRTPYGASIFQSKESSSVLSCDISRNNKYIVTGSGDKKATVYEVVY from the exons ATGTACCCCCAGGGAAGGCACCCG ACCCCGCTGCAGTCCGGCCAGCCTTTCAAGTTCTCAGTCCTGGAAATCTGTGACCGGATCAAAGAGGAATTCCAGTTTCTCCAAGCCCAGTACCACAG CCTCAAGCTGGAGTGTGAGAAGCTGGCCAGCGAGAAGACAGAGATGCAGCGGCATTACGTGATG TACTACGAGATGTCCTACGGCCTCAACATTGAAATGCACAAACAG GCTGAAATTGTGAAACGGCTCAGTGCGATCTGCGCCCAGATGGTCCCGTTCCTCACACAGGAG CATCAGCAGCAGGTTCTCCAGGCCGTGGACCGAGCCAAGCAGGTGACCGTGGGGGAACTGAACAGCCTCCTGGGG CAGCAGAATCAGCTGCAGCCGCTGTCGCACGCGCCCCCCGCACCTCTCACCCCGCGCCCAGCCGGCCTGGTGGGCGCGGG CTCGGGGCTGCTGGCCCTGTCCGGGGCGCTGGCTGCGCAGGCCCAGCTGGCGGCGGCGGCCAAGGAAGACCGCGTGGGTGTGGACGCGGAGGGGTCCAGAG TGGACAGAGCGGCGAGCAGG AGTGCGTCCCCCTCCCCTCCGGAGAGTCTGGTGGAAGAGGAGCATCCTAGCAGCCGAGGTGGCAATGGGAAGCAGCAGAGAGCAGAAGACAAGGATCTCTCAGGACCTTAT gaaaGTGATGAAGACAAAAGCGATTATAACCTGGTGGTGGATGAG GACCAGCCCTCAGAGCCGCCCAGCCCTGCGGCCACCCCCTGTGGGAAGGCGCCCCTCTGCATTCCTGCCCGCAGGGACCTGGCGGACAGCCCAGCCTCTTTGGCCTCCAGCTTGGGCTCACCACTGCCCAGAAGCAAAGACCTAGCCCTG AATGATCTCCCCACAGggactcctgcctccaggtcatGTGGTCCCTCTCCACCCCAGGACGCATCCACCCCAGGGCCCAGCTCCGCGGGTCACCTCTGTCAGCTGGCGGCTCAGCCAGCGCCGTCCACAGACAGCATTG CCCTGAGGAGCCCCCTGACCCTGTCCAGCCCCTTCACCTCGTCCTTCAGCCTGGGCTCCCACGGCACCCTCAACGGGGACCTCTCCATGCCCGGCTCCTATGTCAGCCTTCACCTGTCCCCCCAGGTCAGCAGCTCTGTCGTGTACGGACGCTCACCCCTG ATGGCATTTGAGTCACACCCGCATCTCCGAGGCTCGTCCATCTCCTTGCCTGGCATCCCCGGGGCGAAGCC GGCCTACTCCTTCCACGTGTCTGCGGACGGCCAGATGCAGCCTGTGCCCTTCCCATCGGATGCGTTGGTGGGCACCGGCATCCCCCGGCACGCGCGGCAGCTGCACACGCTGGCCCACGGCGAGGTGGTGTGCGCCGTCACCATCAGTGGCTCCACGCAGCACGTGTACACGGGCGGCAAAGGCTGCGTGAAGGTGTGGGACGTGGGCCAGCCGGGGAGCAAGACACCAGTGGCTCAGCTGGATTGCCTG AACCGCGACAACTACATCCGCTCCTGCAAGCTGCTGCCCGACGGGCAGAGTCTGATTGTGGGCGGCGAAGCCAGCACCCTGTCCATCTGGGACCTGGCAGCACCCACGCCGCGCATCAAGGCGGAGCTGACCTCGTCCGCCCCGGCCTGCTATGCGCTGGCCGTCAGCCCCGACGCCAAGGTCTGCTTCTCCTGCTGCAGCGATGGCAACATCGTGGTCTGGGACCTGCAGAACCAGGCTATGGTCAG GCAGTTCCAGGGCCACACGGACGGGGCCAGCTGCATAGACATCTCGGACTACGGGACCCGGCTGTGGACTGGGGGCCTGGACAACACTGTGCGCTGCTGGGACCTGCGTGAGGGCCGCCAGCTTCAGCAACACGACTTCAGCTCCCAG ATTTTCTCGCTGGGCCACTGCCCCAACCAGGACTGGCTGGCCGTCGGGATGGAGAGCAGTCACGTGGAGGTGCTGCACGTTCGCAAACCTGAGAAGTACCAGCTACGCCTGCACGAGAGCTGCGTGCTGTCACTCAAATTCGCCTCCTGTG GACGCTGGTTTGTGAGCACAGGCAAAGACAACTTGCTCAACGCCTGGAGGACGCCCTACGGGGCCAGCATTTTTCAG TCCAAAGAGTCATCTTCTGTGTTGAGCTGCGACATCTCCAGGAATAACAAATACATCGTGACAGGCTCAGGGGACAAGAAGGCCACCGTGTACGAGGTGGTGTACTGA